DNA from Trueperaceae bacterium:
GGAACTGAGCCGGCGCCAGCCGGAGGTGACCGAGGATTGGCAGGCGATGCAGGAGTATCGCAATCGGGTCGGGATCGACATCCACTGACCGGTGCCAACGAAGCCCTACGCGTCCCGGAGGTAAGAGGAATGCCCCTACTCGTCAAGAACGGTGAGATCGTCACCGCCGACTCCCGCTACTTCGCCGACATCTACTGTGAAGGCGACACCATCACCCGCATCGGCAAGGACCTCGAGGCGCCGGCCGGCAGCGAGGTCGTCGACGCCAGCGGGAAGTACGTCTTCCCCGGCTTCATCGATCCGCACGTGCACGTCTACCTGCCGTTCATGGGCACCGAGACGAAGGACAACCACACCACCGCCAGCCAGGCGGCGCTGGTGGGGGGCACCACCAGCATCATCGAGATGGCGGCACCGGGACCGGACATCCCGGCCACCGAGGGGTACGCGCTCTGGAAGGGGAAAGCCGACGGCAACAGCGCCTGCGATTACACCTTCCACATGGGCGTCACTCACTTCGACGACAGCACTCCCGACCAGCTTCGTGAGGTCGTCGAGGACGGCATCACCTCGTTCAAGGTGTTCCTCGCCTACAAGGGCGCGCTCGACGTCGACGACGATGCCCTCTTCCGCACCCTCACCCTGGCGCGCGAGTTGGGCGTGACTGTCACCGCCCACTGCGAGAACGCCGAACTCGTCTATCGCCGCCAGCAGATGCTCCTGGCGCAGGGGAACGTGGGCCCGGGCTTCCACGAGAAGAGCCGTCCGGCCCGGGTCGAGGCCGAGGGAACCAACCACTTCGCCACCTTCCTGGAGATGACCGGCGCCAAGGGCTACGTCGTGCACCTCAGCTGCCTTCCCGCCCTGGAGGCGGCCATCGACGCCAAGCAGCGGGGAGTGGACATCACCGTCGAGGCGGTGATCCCCCACCTGATCCTCGACTACACCTACGCCGAGCGGCCCGACTTCGAGGGCGCAAAGTTCGTGATGTCGCCACCGCTGCGCACTCCCCGAGACCGGGAGGCGCTCTGGCGGGCACTCGAGCAGGGGATCGTCGACACCGTGGGGACCGATCACGCCCCGTTCGACTTCGAGGGACAGAAGGACATGGGCAAGGCCGACTTCACGAAGATCCCCAACGGCATCCCTGCGATCGAGGACCGTGTCAACATGCTCTACACCTACGGCGTCAGCCGCGGCAACCTGGACATCCACCGCTTCGTCGACGCCGCCTCGACCCGCGTCGCCAGAATCTTCGGTCTCACCCAGAAAGGTCAGATCGCTGTCGGCAAGGACGCCGACCTCGTCGTCTACGACCCCAA
Protein-coding regions in this window:
- the hydA gene encoding dihydropyrimidinase, with translation MPLLVKNGEIVTADSRYFADIYCEGDTITRIGKDLEAPAGSEVVDASGKYVFPGFIDPHVHVYLPFMGTETKDNHTTASQAALVGGTTSIIEMAAPGPDIPATEGYALWKGKADGNSACDYTFHMGVTHFDDSTPDQLREVVEDGITSFKVFLAYKGALDVDDDALFRTLTLARELGVTVTAHCENAELVYRRQQMLLAQGNVGPGFHEKSRPARVEAEGTNHFATFLEMTGAKGYVVHLSCLPALEAAIDAKQRGVDITVEAVIPHLILDYTYAERPDFEGAKFVMSPPLRTPRDREALWRALEQGIVDTVGTDHAPFDFEGQKDMGKADFTKIPNGIPAIEDRVNMLYTYGVSRGNLDIHRFVDAASTRVARIFGLTQKGQIAVGKDADLVVYDPKYRGTLSDRPEYMNVDYRGFGGFEIDGRPSVVTVRGQVAVRDGEFVGDTSRGKLIRREPVKG